The genomic DNA gaggacccaggtttggttcccagcacctacaaggtggTTCATAACAGCCTGTAACTGCAGTTGCAAGGTATCTGACACCTTGTAACCAACAAAGGCTCCTGTGCACATATGGTGCACATGAACTCATgcaatacacatataaataaccaataatctttttttttaagaaaatacaaggaaaacaaagtgaaagatACCTCCCCCTGGGCTGGTGATGGTATGGCTCAGTTGcttacataccacacacacacacacacacacaggccctaGGTTTATCTTCAGtgccagaggaaaaaaaacaacttccCATGGTCCTCATCCCAAGCCAACTAGCAACAGCCTTTCCTGTCAGGACATGTGTCCTTACACTGTGACACCATTCCATCTTAGACTCCTCACTCCTGGAAACCTAGGGTATAAACCCATAAACCCCTCTGCCCACCCTCCAGGCGGGACATGGCTCCATTTGGAGTACAAGTCTCCATTGTGGAACCTGGCTTCTTCCGAACTCCTGTGACCAACCTGGAGAGTCTAGAGAACACCCTGAAGGCTTGTTGGGCCCGGCTACCACCGTCTACACAGGCCCAGTATGGGGAAGCCTTCCTCGCTTCTTGTGAGTAGCTGGGCCCATATTGAGTGCATGATGGGAAAAAGAGAGGGCTAGAAAGGTCAGGCCTAGTAGGGAGGAAAacggggagacagagggaggtgtGGTCACTTCCTGAACTGGGCTACCAGCCCAGGTGATCTGTAAGACAGACTAAGATGGGATGGAGGGGAGGCAGGGACCACGTGCACGCTAACGATGCATCTCCTAAGATACAGATCTCCAAGTTCAGCGTCGCATCATGAACCTGATCTGTGACCCAGACCTAACGAAGGTGACCAGCTGCCTGGAGCATGCCCTGACTGCTCGTCACCCCCGAACCCGCTACAGCCCAGGCTGGGATGCCAAGCTGCTCTGGCTGCCGGCCTCCTACCTTCCAGCCAGCCTGGTGGATGCTGTGCTCACTTGGGTCCTTCCCCAGCCTGCCCAGTCAATCTACTGATTCCAGCTTTCCAGCAAGAGGCCGATTTTGAAGGGCAAAACATTTATCTCTGTCTCCACTCTCTGGTGCTGCCTGGTTCCTGGCACAAAGTCAGCTCtcaataaatatgtattgctttaaaagaaaaagtaggtgAACAGAAATGAAGGTACCTGTGAGAGCCTGACAAAATTTCTAAGATTTCTAAAATCCCAAAGCTCCCTAGGGCTGGAACTCTCAGGCTTCTTTAGTGCCTGCAAAACTTCTGTTGTCCACTGGGGGGTGTAAGGAACTACCTTGCACTTAGAGATGTTTTTTGAAGCTGCACTTGGAGAGATGGCCACCGGAGGGCACTTTTGTCTGCTTTTTCTACATAGAGTAGTGAGAGTTCGTTTGCACCTGGCAAGGCATAATCTAATGTTTCTGGGGATGAAAATGGTCAAAGCCGGAGGCTTCCATGGAAGAAGGAAATACGTAAATTCCCATTACCTAAGGCAAGGATCAAGGACACTGGCCACACAGATCTTAAGCAACATAACCATTCTGACAGTCGCCAGGTCTCCTTGAGGACTGAGGGGGAAGGAGTTTGCGGGCCCTCAAGGCACCAGGAGGCCAAAATAGACATGGGTCAGGCTTTACCACGTAGGTCCTTTGTGGGAAAACCCTCTGACTTACGCAGGAGATGGCCTCAACACATACTCCAAGAACACTGAAGGTACACAAAACCAGGGGTCAGGGAGGGCACTCGGACACATCCTCCTTGATCCCCCACTTCTCCCACTGCCAACCCAGCCAACACCAACAAAATACCCCTTTCCCAAACTCCCCCTAAATGGCCTGCCTATTCCCAGGGCAGgggtagggagaaggaaaaggaaggggccATCATCATTCTAAGATAAACTGAGACCATCTCCTTTTTAGGTCTGAAAAAATAATCCGTTTAATTGAAAAACCTGGAGAATCCATTCCCTTAGATGAAAAGACGGAAGAGATCAGACCCGCCCCCTACATTACTTCATAGCCACTTCGGATACTTTTCACCAGACAGCAAGAGAAGATTATTCCCAGGATCTACAAGGAAAGATGGGAACGAGGATGGAGAGGAGGCAGGGCAAGCTTCCCCAGACCCGTCCAAGGGCCGTTCTTCCCAGGCCAGCCCCGCCTGCTCCCCAGATGGTCTGGATCGCCCCAACCCACAGCATTTCTTACCTCCACAAAAGCAATGCCCAGGGCTGCTGCAGCCACCAGCAATACATTCTTCCTCAGCCAGACCCCTATATTCTCCACGCAGCCCTGAAGGGAAGAGGCAAGCATGGATACCAACAGAAAGAaacttcctacctccctccccacctctcttccagactgtctcctcctcccagccccttctCCCCAGATCTCATCCCCAACCCTGATTCCATTAGCATCTCTCCTGTCTCCTGAAACATTTCCCAGGTTTCCCTAGTCTAATGTCTTCTCCCTACCTGAGTATGGATCTTGTTTTCCTTGAAATCAATTCCACAGCCCACAGTGATGTTGATGCAGCAGGAATCAGGGACTCGGTCCTTAGGCATACCAGTGATGTTCTCCCAATCTGTGTAGTTGTTAGCTCCACAGCACTCAAACtaggagagtgaggagggaaggTTGCTAAATCGAAACCCCACTTTAATTCAGAGATGAGAATCTTCAATCCCCaccacccctcctcccaacctTCCCACTCACTTCCTTCTGCCATCCGTCCAGAACTAAGGCCGTCTTGTTGTCTTTAAGGTAATTTTGCATCTGCTGCCGGAAGTTCTTATTAAACTCTGACTTCACCTAAAAGTAGAGAAGCAGGTTGTTGAGAGCAAATTCAGGCCCTGGAGCCCCAGAATAGCCCGCAGAGACAGGGTTCCCCTTACTCCCCACTTACCTTGTCTCTAAACACATAGCCGGCAATGGCTACAGCCACCTCCACTAGCATGataagagacaggaagatggcaaACTGTAGGAGCACAGGACAGGAGTTGGGTTTGAAGTCTGCATTTAAAGGGCTTGCTCTGCTCCACTCAATCCGGAGACACTCCTTGTGTTCCTCGCCCACCCACCTCCCCACAAAAATGCCCTCTGGTAGTCCCAGGAGTCCTGCTCTCCTGCACCCCACTCACTGTAATCATAAGACAGTAGTTCTCCTTGCAGGCCCCACAGCAGCCCACAAAGGCTACCAGGAAGAGGAAGGCGCCCACTGCAATGATGACCACAGGCAACAGGGAGCCAGGCGTAGTCTCACGGGTGATGGTCTGATTCAAAACAACCTGAACTGCTACACCAATGGCAATCAATGCCACTGCACAGGCCTGAGGGGAAAAGTGAGGGTTTGATCAGATCCTCAGTCGAATAGCCCTCACACCTGACCCCCACCCCTGGTGTTTTGGAGAcaacgtttctctgtgtaatagctctggctgtcctggaggtagctctatagaccaggttgaccttgaactcacagagatctgcctgcccctgcctccccagtgctgggattaaaggcaggggCTACCGCCTGGCCCAGAAAAGAGATTCC from Cricetulus griseus strain 17A/GY chromosome 1 unlocalized genomic scaffold, alternate assembly CriGri-PICRH-1.0 chr1_0, whole genome shotgun sequence includes the following:
- the Cd63 gene encoding CD63 antigen isoform X1; translation: MAVEGGMKCVKFLLYVLLLAFCACAVALIAIGVAVQVVLNQTITRETTPGSLLPVVIIAVGAFLFLVAFVGCCGACKENYCLMITFAIFLSLIMLVEVAVAIAGYVFRDKVKSEFNKNFRQQMQNYLKDNKTALVLDGWQKEFECCGANNYTDWENITGMPKDRVPDSCCINITVGCGIDFKENKIHTQGCVENIGVWLRKNVLLVAAAALGIAFVEILGIIFSCCLVKSIRSGYEVM